A single genomic interval of uncultured Desulfobacter sp. harbors:
- a CDS encoding monovalent cation/H+ antiporter subunit D family protein, with product MIHYPAIVVIAALVGALIAGILSFVQERYTYPAALIATGISCAAAVWDLIYVAGHGPIAYHMAGWAPPMGIEYRIDTLNAMVLVLITAIAFLNLAASWPNVRQEMPDRSPSFYVMYLLFVVGLTGVASTGDLFNLYVLIEITSLSSYTMIALGDRDRGPISALNYVFVGVIGASFYLLGVGYIYIKTGTLNMAEFAAMMPTIQDSSTILTAFILCIVGVFIKMALFPLHVWLPNAYSYAPVGFARIVAPLMTKVMVYVMVRLMITVFGLDYIFIKLQIADTIVWLGTIAILAGGVMALAQTNIKKMLAYIIVCEIGYMVGGAWLGNDLGLTGAVLHILNDGLMTFALFLAVGNMVYKLDRVEIKDLKGLFATMPWTMTGFVLAAFSIVGVPPTCGFFSKWYLILGAFEAGAWHFAAALLISSLICAVLFFKVFEVCFFESPDPHAGQGSDSHGRHTTVAIQEAPAISLAILGIAGISLIVVGLYSKTIVVRLIWPLLN from the coding sequence ATGATTCATTATCCAGCCATTGTTGTCATCGCTGCCCTTGTAGGGGCTTTGATTGCCGGAATTCTATCCTTTGTACAAGAGCGATATACCTATCCTGCTGCACTGATTGCCACAGGGATTTCCTGTGCCGCAGCTGTCTGGGATCTGATCTATGTAGCAGGTCACGGTCCCATTGCCTACCACATGGCCGGTTGGGCTCCGCCCATGGGCATTGAGTACCGCATTGATACCTTAAATGCCATGGTCCTGGTATTGATTACAGCCATTGCCTTTTTAAATCTTGCGGCATCCTGGCCCAATGTTAGACAGGAGATGCCGGACCGGAGCCCATCCTTTTACGTGATGTATCTGCTTTTTGTGGTGGGGCTGACCGGTGTGGCATCCACAGGCGACTTGTTTAATCTGTACGTCCTCATTGAGATCACCTCGTTAAGTTCCTACACCATGATTGCCTTAGGCGACAGGGACAGAGGACCGATTTCCGCTTTAAATTATGTTTTTGTGGGCGTCATAGGGGCCTCGTTCTATCTTTTAGGGGTGGGGTACATCTACATTAAAACCGGCACCTTAAACATGGCTGAGTTTGCCGCCATGATGCCAACCATCCAGGACTCCAGCACGATATTGACCGCTTTCATCCTGTGCATTGTGGGGGTGTTTATCAAAATGGCCCTGTTCCCCCTTCATGTCTGGTTGCCCAATGCTTACAGCTATGCACCGGTAGGGTTTGCACGGATTGTAGCACCGCTGATGACTAAGGTTATGGTCTATGTCATGGTGCGTCTGATGATCACGGTATTCGGGCTGGATTATATTTTCATAAAGCTTCAAATCGCAGATACCATTGTCTGGCTTGGCACCATCGCCATTCTGGCCGGCGGTGTCATGGCCCTGGCCCAGACAAATATAAAAAAGATGCTTGCTTATATCATTGTATGTGAGATCGGATATATGGTGGGCGGTGCCTGGCTTGGCAATGACTTAGGCCTAACAGGCGCTGTTCTTCACATCCTGAACGATGGGCTAATGACCTTTGCTCTGTTCCTTGCAGTGGGTAATATGGTTTATAAACTGGACCGGGTGGAAATAAAGGATCTTAAAGGGCTTTTTGCCACAATGCCCTGGACCATGACCGGGTTTGTTCTGGCTGCCTTCAGCATTGTGGGGGTACCGCCCACCTGCGGATTTTTCTCTAAATGGTATCTGATCTTAGGGGCGTTTGAAGCCGGGGCCTGGCATTTTGCCGCTGCCCTGCTCATTTCATCCTTGATCTGTGCGGTTCTTTTTTTCAAGGTATTTGAGGTCTGTTTTTTTGAATCCCCCGACCCCCATGCCGGCCAAGGCAGCGATTCTCACGGCCGGCACACAACCGTGGCAATCCAGGAGGCTCCGGCCATATCCCTTGCGATTCTGGGCATCGCCGGTATCAGCCTCATTGTGGTGGGACTGTATTCTAAAACTATTGTTGTCAGATT
- a CDS encoding cation:proton antiporter subunit C, translating into MTELFMLIAAKYNYWLYIILMMIGLYAMITKNNLMKKLVGMNIFQTAIILFYVSIGFKHNATIPIIMGDHGHGGHGAAIHAADYMNPVPHVLMLTAIVVSVATFGVAMALCVKVYQRYQTLEEDELRMRLSEK; encoded by the coding sequence ATGACTGAATTGTTCATGCTGATAGCCGCCAAATACAATTACTGGCTTTATATTATTTTGATGATGATCGGCCTTTATGCCATGATTACCAAGAACAACCTGATGAAAAAACTGGTGGGCATGAATATTTTTCAGACCGCCATCATTTTGTTCTATGTTTCCATCGGGTTCAAGCACAATGCCACCATCCCCATCATTATGGGGGATCACGGCCATGGCGGACACGGGGCTGCCATTCATGCCGCTGATTACATGAATCCTGTGCCCCATGTGCTTATGCTTACCGCCATTGTGGTGTCTGTGGCCACTTTCGGCGTGGCCATGGCCCTTTGTGTCAAGGTGTACCAGCGGTACCAGACCCTGGAAGAAGATGAATTAAGAATGCGCTTATCGGAAAAATAA
- a CDS encoding Na(+)/H(+) antiporter subunit B — protein sequence MKLLSLIVVCLTGGLLLYGTADLPAWGDPNAPASLHLSNYYIEHTIRDTQVPNLVTAVLADYRSVDTMFETAVVFCAGLACFLLLRDFTPKKDHYYRHMPSGVILHVKNPDRQVIVGNEFEDIDKEWLPPDTIIKTVCRMLIPFIQIYALYVVAHGDFSPGGGFQGGVIFGSSLILLAISYNLKYLLKRVSEKFLGILSAAGVLVYMGIGLVAMVLGGNFLDYEKYAPILGEHHIRALGMLGVEIGVGMAVTAVMVIIYINIVSEGKHDEGL from the coding sequence TTGAAACTGTTAAGTCTGATTGTGGTCTGTCTCACCGGCGGGCTCTTATTATACGGCACAGCCGATCTGCCGGCCTGGGGCGATCCAAACGCGCCGGCATCCCTTCATTTATCCAACTATTATATTGAACATACCATAAGGGATACACAAGTGCCGAACCTTGTGACAGCAGTCCTTGCCGACTACAGGAGTGTTGACACCATGTTTGAAACCGCGGTGGTTTTTTGTGCAGGCCTTGCCTGCTTTCTGCTGCTCCGGGATTTCACCCCTAAAAAGGACCACTATTACCGTCATATGCCCTCCGGCGTGATTCTGCATGTTAAAAATCCGGACAGACAGGTCATTGTGGGCAATGAATTTGAAGATATTGACAAGGAGTGGCTCCCGCCGGACACCATCATTAAAACGGTGTGCCGGATGTTAATTCCCTTTATCCAGATCTATGCACTCTATGTAGTTGCCCACGGGGATTTTTCCCCGGGCGGCGGGTTCCAGGGCGGCGTAATTTTTGGTTCCAGCCTCATCCTTTTGGCCATCTCCTACAATCTTAAATACCTGCTCAAACGGGTGAGTGAAAAATTTTTAGGCATTCTGTCTGCAGCCGGGGTCTTGGTCTATATGGGCATTGGATTGGTGGCCATGGTTTTAGGCGGAAACTTTCTGGATTATGAGAAATATGCCCCTATTTTAGGGGAACACCATATAAGGGCGTTGGGTATGCTCGGGGTTGAAATCGGTGTGGGTATGGCTGTCACAGCAGTCATGGTCATCATTTATATTAATATCGTGTCTGAAGGCAAGCACGACGAAGGATTATAA
- a CDS encoding hydrogenase subunit MbhD domain-containing protein translates to MYWPIDLIILIFVIVCALAAIYVKDLLATAILFGAYSFMMCLLWAIMGAVDVAFTEASVGAGVSTVFFVAAVFRTSRRTKD, encoded by the coding sequence ATGTACTGGCCCATTGACCTGATTATCTTAATCTTTGTCATTGTGTGCGCCCTGGCAGCCATCTATGTAAAAGATCTTTTGGCTACGGCCATCCTCTTTGGGGCCTACTCTTTTATGATGTGTCTTTTGTGGGCGATAATGGGGGCTGTGGATGTGGCGTTTACTGAAGCAAGCGTTGGCGCGGGTGTCAGTACCGTATTCTTTGTGGCCGCTGTATTCCGAACCAGCAGGAGGACAAAAGATTGA
- the mnhG gene encoding monovalent cation/H(+) antiporter subunit G: MNLFVVLCLCIGFLFFLGGTVGIIRMPDFYTRLHPAGKLDTLGLFAMVSGLALYNLHHFSFGAVLLSIKMMLIVFFVFHSIPTATHAIVDAGMRAGLSPLTRKKPSQFKGTGEE; this comes from the coding sequence ATGAATCTTTTTGTCGTCCTCTGTTTGTGTATTGGTTTTTTATTTTTCCTCGGGGGAACTGTGGGGATCATCCGGATGCCTGATTTTTACACCCGACTTCATCCGGCAGGTAAACTGGATACGTTAGGGCTTTTTGCCATGGTGTCAGGTCTTGCCTTATATAACCTTCATCATTTTTCCTTTGGCGCTGTGCTTTTGTCCATCAAGATGATGCTCATTGTCTTTTTTGTATTCCATTCCATTCCAACAGCCACCCACGCCATTGTGGATGCAGGCATGCGGGCGGGCTTAAGCCCTTTGACCCGGAAAAAACCCTCTCAATTTAAAGGCACAGGAGAAGAATAG
- a CDS encoding monovalent cation/H+ antiporter complex subunit F: MNTFFLCISLGLCFLMFVSFYRCLMGPTILDRLIGVNAIGSKTVVLLLLIGFLYERVDMFVDIALAYAFLNFVAVIAASRYFHKRKGLYEESFKDTKEIL, translated from the coding sequence ATGAACACCTTTTTTCTATGTATCAGTTTAGGCCTATGTTTTCTCATGTTTGTTTCCTTTTACCGGTGTTTGATGGGCCCCACGATTTTAGACCGGCTTATCGGTGTTAATGCCATTGGCAGCAAAACCGTTGTACTGCTTCTGCTCATAGGCTTTTTGTATGAGCGGGTGGATATGTTTGTGGACATTGCCCTGGCCTATGCATTTTTAAACTTTGTGGCCGTCATTGCCGCCTCCCGGTATTTTCACAAAAGAAAAGGTCTGTATGAAGAATCCTTTAAGGATACTAAGGAGATACTATGA
- a CDS encoding Na+/H+ antiporter subunit E, which translates to MAQTPSNICDSVTSQERKKKFSFVSFFLTFILMFLTWVVLSGNFSTLLVSLGVISSLLVAWFFHDLLFPNVTSRYPGIFFGFITYLPWLILEIIKANFHLMFLIFHPRMKELIDPHITVFETNLTSDLPIAILANSITLTPGTITVTATADGLFSVHAIDRRSADALPGTMLSKVADIYGEKQ; encoded by the coding sequence TTGGCTCAAACGCCCTCGAATATCTGCGATTCGGTTACGTCCCAAGAACGCAAGAAAAAATTTTCGTTTGTCTCATTTTTTTTGACCTTTATACTCATGTTTTTGACCTGGGTGGTCCTGTCCGGCAATTTTTCAACATTGCTCGTCAGCTTAGGAGTGATATCTAGCTTGCTTGTGGCCTGGTTTTTTCACGATCTGCTTTTCCCGAATGTGACATCCCGTTATCCAGGCATCTTTTTCGGGTTCATCACCTACCTTCCCTGGCTGATCTTGGAAATCATAAAAGCGAATTTTCACCTGATGTTTCTAATATTCCATCCGAGGATGAAAGAGTTGATTGACCCCCATATTACGGTTTTTGAAACAAATCTGACCTCGGATTTACCTATCGCCATCCTGGCCAATTCCATAACACTGACCCCGGGTACTATTACGGTCACAGCCACAGCTGACGGCTTATTTTCGGTTCATGCCATTGACAGGCGGTCTGCGGATGCCCTGCCCGGCACCATGCTTTCCAAGGTGGCCGACATCTACGGAGAAAAACAATGA
- a CDS encoding response regulator → MKLLFVDNEQTFLKYLTNRMMSEGFTVKATFSGEEAIQAASEENFDVAIVELQLPGIDGIEVLKRLRQLQPFLPSIVLTAHGSVDNALKSAKYNTFKFLTKPVDMAMLIKTIHEAHAHRLEFENQNTELKDSPDDASNKGAMVKLLDKLRGLYGVNA, encoded by the coding sequence ATGAAACTTCTATTCGTTGACAACGAACAGACCTTTCTAAAGTATCTTACCAACCGTATGATGTCGGAAGGATTCACGGTCAAAGCAACCTTTTCCGGAGAAGAAGCCATCCAGGCCGCTTCAGAAGAAAATTTTGATGTGGCCATAGTGGAACTTCAATTGCCCGGCATCGACGGCATTGAGGTGCTCAAACGCCTCAGACAGTTGCAGCCCTTTTTGCCGAGTATCGTACTCACGGCACACGGCAGTGTTGACAACGCACTGAAAAGTGCGAAATACAACACCTTCAAATTTTTAACAAAACCGGTTGACATGGCCATGCTCATAAAAACCATTCACGAAGCCCATGCCCACCGGCTTGAATTCGAAAACCAAAACACAGAACTTAAAGACAGCCCTGACGATGCATCGAATAAAGGTGCCATGGTTAAGCTGCTTGATAAACTGCGCGGGCTTTACGGCGTTAACGCGTAA